A window of Pristis pectinata isolate sPriPec2 chromosome 18, sPriPec2.1.pri, whole genome shotgun sequence genomic DNA:
ACTGCTGCTTTCCTGCATTTGCTGTGatctgctgatgttgagtgttaTGACAACGAGGGATGCACATATACGATATCCACTTCCCCAGGGCAGCGAATGCCACCATTGACAGTAACACCCATGTTCCCAGACTAAATTTTACTAATATTAAATAATGGATTGAGTCAGTGACAGTCTCTTGTTTACTCTCAGTAGACAAAACAATCAGAAGCTGTTACAAAGCATGTCTTATAGGctcagtgaacatagaacattacagcacagtataggctcttcggcccacaatgttgtgccgacattttatcctgctctaagatctatctaatccttccctctcatatagccccccatttctctatcattcatgtgtctatctaagagtctcttaaatctaagagtgaactagggcttttctctttggagagaaggaagatgagaggtgacttgatagaggtgcacaagatgataagaggcatagatcaagtggacagtcagagactttttcccagggctacaatggctaacacgaggggacataattttaaggtgattggaggaaggtataagggggatgtcaggggtaagctttttacacagggagtggtgagtgtgtggaacacactgccggcagaggttgtgggggcaggtacattagggacatttaagagactcttagatagacacatgaatgatagcgaaatggagggctatgtgggagggaagggttagaaagatattagagcaggataaaatgtcggcacaacatcatggaccgaagggcctgtactgtgctgtaatgttcaatgttctattagAGTGATCATTGGTGACCATCGGAGATATCCTGAAGGATGGAATGAGACTGAGTGCCTTTGGGACCTCAGCAACAGGACTTGGGATTTTCAGACACTTGATATGAACAGGTTCCTTCATTTACTTAAACTTTTCCTCCTGGTGGGGCCTACCTGCAGAGTAGTCTGTTGGGATATAAAGGTAAACCTTGGCCTCAGCATGAGACCTGACCATTGCCGTAAAAATCATAATTTCAACCTAGCTGTAGCTTTAACAAATCTGAATGTAATTTTAAGAGGTGGTTGCAGAAGAAAGATCTGCTTCTGCTTGTAAAGTACTGAGCCGGGCCCACGTGACCCAGCCAGGCCTGAGACCGAGGGCAGAGTCTGAAAATGCACCTGACCCGACGGCACCAGATGTATTGTGAGTGCCAGGTGGTTGGATCGGGGAGCAGGCTCTGTTCCAGCAGTGCCTTGCGCAGAGATGTGTGCAGGCTATGGAATGCTTCCCGAAACTCCTGATCATGCTCCCCCGTGAATCCTCAAGCGCTCCCATAAAAATGCAACCTGGGAACCCTGGAGAATATTGATGCAGCCTGGGGAATCCTGGAAAACGCTGATGCCATCAGGAGGTCCCCAAGAATGCTTACCCACTGAAACAGTGGCTCTTAACCTGTGGGTTACTTTCCTGCCACTGAGGCCTGAGTGCTAAGACTGAGGTTGCCGGGAGTCTACGAACCACCCCACCCCAGCTCTGTGTCATGTTATTTGTACAATTAGTGGTAAATGAGTCATTGAACATGTGAAAGACACCAATTGATGTGGTCGGTCACCAGGAACGGGACTGAACCCCATTGTAGTCTTACATACGATATGTCTTGAAGGCAGTGAGACAATTTTTTAAGGTTCCCCACAGAGAAGTTTAGAACCCTCGCACCATAGTACAGACCCTCTTGTCAGAGTCCACTGAACCCAGTTTGAAAAATGAAGGTTTAATAGAGATTTTAATTACAATTTCTTGTGCTGATTACGTCAGTGATTCCTTCATATACTTACACATTTTAATATGATCCAGCTTTTGCACAGAAATTGCAGTCTTGTTCATTTTACACTGCAATCCTCAGCAACAGCTGCCGTTGTACACTGTGCCAGACTCCATGACTAGAACTAAGATATTGCACTCATTCCCATAGACGGAGCACACGAAGTGTGGCAGGTTGGGTTtactgttgctccagtttcctgatCACAAACTGCAGTTTCCCCAAGGCCAGGTTGGTGTCCTCCTCTGAAACATCCAGGTGCCACACAGCACGCAGTGTGTGTCCATGGATTGGGAGCATTAGCACTTGCACACCGTGTCCCATCACAGATACTTCCTCCTCGGTCACTTCCGCCATCTTGTTGCAGAACTCCTCGGGCGAGATCCTGGAGTTGTTGATTGTAAACAGTAGGATATTTGTCTCCACGGCGTCGACATCAACCTCACAGAAGGGTGTGGCGTACATCTTAATACCTGAAATCAAGATAGGCCAATCAAGTACTGTGGTGCAGTGAGGACCTTAGCAAAAGGAATACTGGAACAGGAGAGACCATTTTGCCCTTTAAACCAGTCGGGGGCAGCACGGCTTCAAGGTTCTTCAGGGATTGGTCCCACTGTTTTCTTAATGTTTATTAAAGATTTAGATTTTGGTGTacaaggcacaatttccaaaGCTTGGAGGTGTAATGTGTTATGAGAAGGTCAGTAATAGATTCTGAGGAGATGTAGGCAGATTGGTGGAAAAGGTGGAtaggtggcaggtgaaatttgataccaagaaatgtaaaatatttacaattgataggaagaatgagaagaggcaaaatAAGTCAAAGGGTACAACTCTTAGAAGGGTACAAGAAGAGAGAGATCTGGGGTATGTGTGCATAGATCATTTTAAGTGGCAGGGTAGGTTAAAAAAAGCATATGGGGTCCTGGGGGTTAAATAGAGTTCAATAGACTGAAGTCACAATAAAACACTGGTACGGCTTCAAGTGGAGGCCGTACACCAACGCACAATGGTCATCAGTGCCTACATCCCATTTCTGGAAGCTTTGGATGAAACCAAGGAGGGCTTTTGTTCTGCCTCTGAAATATTCCTGGTCTTCATCCCTGAGGGAACCAGGCTGATCCTTCTGGGTGACTTCAATGCTAGACCAGTGGAGGTGCAACCCTCTGGCAAGGTGTGACTGgtgaggaaggagaagggaagactGACTGTAATGGGATCCTTCTCCTGACAAAGTGCTTGGAGCTCCGTCTTGCTATGATCAACACCCAAATATCCCAAACCCTGTGATCCCCTTCAACCGTTTGGATTACAGTTTACGTTGCTATAGTAGCTATTCAAATCCAACCACAGAGAGTAGCGCAGGTTTAAAGATCTGGTCAGCAGGTTATCTCTTTTTACTATCTAAAGATCAGACTATATAGTTATTCCATTTGCTGATCTTTTGTCTCTGGCAAAGTTCAGCACGTTGACCAATACCTTGATCATATTATCACTCACACTCAATCCAAGTGTCCTATAACCAGGGTCCTGCTGGAACAAATGACTTGCCCACCAGGGAACCAGCTGTCAGGCCTCCATTTTATGCCTCCGACATCCATTTAATGACTGAGGCCTCCAATTGACTCTACTGGCCTCAGGGTTCCATCGGACTCCTCGGCTGTGTGGGGACTGCTCTGGCGCTGTCAGCCTGTGCCCAGTGGCAGGGCTGCTGTCTCTCATGGCATCAGGTGAAGGTCACTTTCTGCAACCCCAATGCAGTCTGAGCAGTGAGAGGACCTCTGCAAGAGGGGTGGGATGCCCAGTAATCCACCTTACCAATGCTATGGCTGTGTGCGATGAAACACTGGGCATACACGGGGTGGGTACATTATAAATGATGCGGAGCTGTAAACATAAATGCTAAAGAcacattttaaaaggaatatAGTTATAAAGGTTGGGtcaacaagcaatctgttggaggaactcagcaggtcgagcagcatctgtgagaggaaaggaattgtcgatgtttcggtttgaaaccctgcatcaggactgagggtgcagggggagatggccggtataaagaggagagggggagtggtgagagaggagtccgaggcgattggtggactgaggaggggtgtgagatgacagacagacagaagatacaggagcctgagggcacgtaccaccagacttaaggacagcttctaccccacagtgataagactattgaacggttcccttatacgatgagatggactctgacctcatgatctaccttgttgtgaccttgcaccttattgcattgcactttctctgtagctgtgacactttactctgtactgttattgtttttacctgtactacctcaatgcactctgtactaacccaatgtaactgcactgtgtaatgaattgacctgtatgatcggttctGTAcccgacaagtttttcactgtacctcggtacaagtgacaataataaacccataccagTACCAACCCCCTTATTTCCTCTTacacccctcctccatctgccaattatcTCAGACtactttctcaccactccccttctcctctttataccggccgtctcccctctgcaccctcagtCCTGAATTCAGTTCTGAATTTTTCCATTGCttggaaaaatagggggctatgtgggagggaagggttagagcaggataaaatgttggcacaacattgtgggccgaagggcctgtactgcgctgtagtgttctatgttctcctctttatactggccgtctcccttctccactctcagggtttcgacctgaaacgtcggcaatttctctcccccccacagatgctgctcgacccgctgagttcctccagcagatggtttgttgctcctgattccagcatctgcagtctctggtgtctacaAAGGTAGGGTACCTTGAGCAAATTTCCTGGTGTTTCTGTGGTCTTCCTCGAGCCTTTCCACCATGTCTGATATGGAGATGAGCCCGGCTGCAGCCAGCACCCCCGCCTGCCTCATGCCTCCGCCAAGCACCTTACGCAGTCGCAGAGCCTGCTCAATGAAATCCTTGCGCCCACCAATGATGGAGCCAACTGGAGCTCCTAGACCCTGGGGAATCCAAGACAACAGAATCCAGTGAGAGCCAGTCACATGGTGCAGGGCACTGGCTTTGCATCTCCAGACTGCTGTTTAAggtatctttcttagtcacatgtacatcgaaacacacagtgaaatgcatcttttgcgtagagtgttctgggggcagcccgcaagtgtcgccacgtttctggcgacaacatatcatgcccacaacttcctaacccgtacgtctttggaatgtgggaggaaaccggagcacccggaggaaacccatgcagacagggggagaacgtacaaactctttacagacagtggctggaattgaacccgggtcgctggcgctgtaaagtgttacgctaaccactacactaccgtacagtGTTAGGTCTGGACACTGACGCCTGGACAATCACACCGCTCAGGAGTATTAGAAAAATTACCCGTAATCACACCTGGAATGTTGTGCGttgttctggtcaccgtactgtaggagggatgtgattaagtgggaaaggctgcagaaaagattcccaaggaagttgccgggactggagggcttgagttatgaggagagactggataggctgggactgttttccctggagcaaaggaggctgaggggtgaccttatggatgtatataaaatcatgaggggcagagataaggtggatggtcacagtctttcctccagggtaggggaggctaaaaccagagggcataggtttacgatgagaggggaaagatgtaaagcaGACCTGAgatgcaagattttcacacagagggtggtgggtacgtggaacaagctgccagtggaggtggtataggtgggtacaattacaatatttagaagacatttggacaggttcttgggaaggaaaggttcagagggatatgggtcatacgcaggaaaatgggactagtttagggaGGCACCATGGTTGTCACGGACgggttgtgctgaagggcctgtttccgtgctgtataactttatgactcgatcacacctctggtcacaggaACCGGAAACAATCCCCGGCAGCACTCAAGGGTGTTAAAACCCTGGAACAATTACCTGTACCACCCAGTGGTGTAAGAAACTGGAAACAAATCTGCTGGAGCACCCAAGGGTGCTTGAAACTGGGAACAAATCTGCTGGAGCACCCAAGGTGCTTGAAACTGGGAACAAAGCCCCTGGAGCACCCAAGGGTGCTTGAAACTGGGACCAATTCCCCTAGAGCACTCAAGGGTGTTCGAAACGGGTGCTTGAAACTGGGAACAATTGCTCAAAGCAGAACAATGTAAGAATGCAGCTCCTAAAGGTATTTGaaaatgggaacaatttctcttGGTGCCCAAGGATGTAAGAAACT
This region includes:
- the tha1 gene encoding threonine aldolase 1 isoform X1, translated to MEAALFVPTGTMGNLISVMCHCRERGAELIVGDQAHIHLFEQGGSAQIAGIYSSVIKNLPDGTFDLNEVEANIRRDYPDPHITRTSLICLENTQNVKGGRVLPLSFLQEVRDLADTYSLPIHMDGARLMNAAIALGVQASEILQHCDSVCMCLSKGLGAPVGSIIGGRKDFIEQALRLRKVLGGGMRQAGVLAAAGLISISDMVERLEEDHRNTRKFAQGIKMYATPFCEVDVDAVETNILLFTINNSRISPEEFCNKMAEVTEEEVSVMGHGVQVLMLPIHGHTLRAVWHLDVSEEDTNLALGKLQFVIRKLEQQ